The following are from one region of the Canis lupus familiaris isolate Mischka breed German Shepherd chromosome 30, alternate assembly UU_Cfam_GSD_1.0, whole genome shotgun sequence genome:
- the MAPKBP1 gene encoding mitogen-activated protein kinase-binding protein 1 isoform X14, protein MMAMEGSTITSRIKNLLRSPSIKLRRSKAGNRREDLSSKVTLEKVLGITVSGGRGLACDPRSGLVAYPAGCVVVLFNPRKHKQHHILNSSRKTITALAFSPDGKYLVTGESGHMPAVRVWDVAEHSQVAELQEHKYGVACVAFSPSAKYIVSVGYQHDMIVNVWAWKKNIVVASNKVSSRVTAVSFSEDCSYFVTAGNRHIKFWYLDDSKTSKVNATVPLLGRSGLLGELRNNLFTDVACGRGKKADSTFCITSSGLLCEFSDRRLLDKWVELRNTDSFTTTVAHCISVSQDYIFCGCADGTVRLFNPSNLHFLSTLPRPHALGTDIASVTEASRLFSGVANARYPDTIALTFDPTNQWLSCVYNDHSIYVWDVRDPKKVGKVYSALYHSSCVWSVEVYPEVKDSNQACLPPSSFITCSSDNTIRLWNTESSGVHGSTLHRNILSNDLIKIIYVDGNTQALLDTELPGGDKADTSLMDPRVGIRSVCISPNGQHLASGDRVGTLRVHELQSLSEMLKVEAHDSEILCLEYSKPDTGLKLLASASRDRLIHVLDAGREYSLQQTLDEHSSSITAVKFAASDGQVRMISCGADKSIYFRTAQKSGDGVQFTRTHHVVRKTTLYDMDVEPSWKYTAIGCQDRNIRIFNISSGKQKKLFKGSQGEDGTLIKVQTDPSGIYIATSCSDKNLSIFDFSSGECVATMFGHSEIVTGMKFSNDCKHLISVSGDSCIFVWRLSSEMTISMRQRLAELRQRQRGGKQQGPSSPQRAAGPNRHEAPSMLSPGPALSSDSDKEGEDEGTEEEELPALPILAKGTKKEPASVPSPALPRSLSHWEMSRAQETVEFLAPVPAANQGPRRRGRWAQPGVELSVRSMLDLRQLETMAPSPRGTSQDLLAMTPSCPGKHGQQAPETSHTSQNEKPPRPQASQPCSCPHIIRLLSQEEGVFAQDLEPAPIEDGIVYPEPSDSPTLDTSEFQVQAPSRGTLGRVYPGSRGSEKHSPDSACSVDYSSSRLSSPEHPNEDSESTEPLSVDGISSDLEEPADGDEEEEEEEGGTGSYGLQEGSPHTPDQEQFLKQHFETLANGAAPGVVRGGPVRVPERTESQSISSRFLLQVQTPPLRELSPYSSSLALTSRPVQMLQASGEQLRGSGASPPGAPPEAETSSGNAGPQQAVPVLLPRRRLNLDSSWAPKRVAAASSPLGGLQKARSVQSLVLQDEGPPPGPLLLGETEAQEGLHSLPQADSHLSRPQSYQNPTTSSMAKISRSISVGENLGLAAEPQAPAPIRVSPLSKLALPSRAHLVLDIPKPLPDRPTLATFSPATKGRAPGEVEQPGSSMGLGKAHSTSERQACLGEGAKPRTECQAQPGPNSPCAQQLPVSSLLRVPENLQPPPPEKTPSPMECTRPGTLSQDSEPAVSLEQCEQLVAELQGNMRQAMRLYHLVAGCKTPSAEQSRITQLLRNTFSSVRQELEALAGAVLRSPGGSPGAVGAEQTQALLEQYSELLLRAVERRMERRL, encoded by the exons GTGTGTGGTCGTGCTGTTCAATCCCCGGAAACACAAACAGCACCACATCCTCAACAGTTCCAG GAAGACCATCACTGCCCTCGCCTtttcccctgatggcaagtaCTTGGTCACTGGAGAG AGTGGGCACATGCCTGCCGTGCGTGTTTGGGATGTGGCTGAGCATAGCCAGGTGGCAGAGCTGCAGGAGCATAAGTATGGTGTGGCTTGTGTGGCCTTCTCCCCTAGCGCCAAGTACATTGTCTCTGTGGGCTACCAGCACGACATGATCGTCAATGTCTGGGCCTGGAAG AAAAACATTGTGGTGGCCTCCAATAAGGTGTCGAGTCGGGTGACAGCAGTGTCCTTCTCTGAAGATTGCAGCTACTTCGTCACTGCAGGCAACCGGCATATCAAATTCTGGTACCTTGATGACAGTAAGACCTCAAAG GTGAATGCCACCGTGCCTCTGCTAGGCCGTTCGGGGCTGCTGGGAGAGCTTCGGAACAACCTGTTCACTGACGTGGCATGTGGCCGAGGGAAGAAGGCCGACAGCACCTTCTGCATCACATCCTCGGGGCTGCTGTGCGAGTTCAGCGACAGGAGGCTTTTGGATAAGTGGGTGGAGCTGAGA AATACAGACAGCTTCACA ACCACTGTGGCGCACTGCATCTCTGTGAGCCAAGACTACATCTTCTGTGGCTGTGCTGATGGCACTGTGCGCCTCTTCAATCCCTCTAACCTGCACTTCCTCAGCACACTGCCCCGGCCCCATGCCCTGGGGACAGACATTGCCAGCGTCACTGAGGCCAG TCGCCTCTTCTCTGGGGTGGCCAACGCCAGGTATCCAGATACCATTGCCTTGACCTTTGATCCTACCAATCAGTGGCTGTCTTGTGTATACAACGACCACAGCATTTATGTTTGGGATGTGAGGGACCCCAAAAAAGTGGGCAAGGTGTACTCGGCTCTCTATCATTCCTCTTGCGTCTGGAGTGTGGAG GTTTACCCCGAAGTGAAGGACAGTAACCAGGCCTGCCTGCCCCCTAGTTCCTTTATCACCTGTTCCTCAGACAATACCATCCGCCTGTGGAacacggagagctccggagtgcACGGCTCCACCCTGCACCGAAACATCCTCAGCAAT GACCTCATTAAGATCATCTATGTGGATGGGAACACTCAGGCCCTGCTGGACACTGAGCTGCCTGGAGGAGACAAAGCCGACACGTCCCTGATGGATCCCCGTGTGGGCATCCGCTCTGTGTGTATCAGCCCCAACGGACAGCATCTAGCTTCTGGGGACCGTGTAGGCACGCTTAG GGTGCATGAGCTGCAGTCCTTGAGTGAGATGCTAAAGGTAGAGGCCCATGACTCAGAAATTCTGTGCTTGGAGTACTCTAAGCCAGACACAG GTCTGAAGCTGCTGGCATCAGCGAGCCGGGACAGGCTCATCCATGTGTTAGATGCTGGCCGTGAGTATAGCCTGCAGCAGACGTTGGATGAGCACTCATCCTCCATCACTGCTGTCAAGTttgcag CCAGCGATGGGCAAGTCCGCATGATCAGCTGTGGAGCAGACAAGAGCATTTACTTCCGCACTGCACAGAAG TCTGGAGATGGAGTACAGTTTACACGGACACACCATGTGGTACGGAAGACGACTCTCTATGATATGGATGTGGAGCCCAGCTGGAAGTACACAGCCATTGGCTGCCAGGACCGAAATATTCG GATCTTTAACATCAGCAGTGGGAAGCAAAAGAAGCTGTTTAAAGGGTCACAGGGTGAGGATGGCACTCTGATTAAG GTGCAGACAGACCCCTCGGGGATCTACATTGCCACCAGCTGTTCTGACAAGAACCTTTCCATTTTCGACTTCTCTTCAGGCGAGTGTGTGGCCACCATGTTTGGCCACTCAG AGATTGTCACTGGCATGAAGTTTAGTAATGACTGCAAACATCTCATCTCTGTGTCAGGAGACAG CTGTATATTTGTGTGGCGCCTGAGCTCTGAGATGACCATCAGTATGAGGCAGCGTCTGGCTGAACTGCGCCAGCGTCAGCGTGGAGGCAAGCAGCAGGGACCATCTTCTCCCCAAAGAGCTGCAGGACCCAACAG GCATGAGGCGCCATCGATGCTATCTCCTGGACCAGCTTTGTCATCAGACAGTGACAAGGAGGGAGAAGATGAGGGCACCGAAGAAGAAGAACTTCCAGCTCTGCCCATCCTTGCCAAGGGTACCAAAAAAGAGCCAG CCTcagtgcccagcccagccctgccccgaaGCTTGTCCCACTGGGAGATGAGTCGG GCACAGGAGACGGTGGAGTTCCTGGCCCCAGTGCCTGCAGCCAACCAAGGACCCAGAAGAAGGGGCCGCTGGGCTCAGCCAGGTGTGGAGCTGAGTGTCCGCTCCATGCTGGACCTGCGGCAGCTAGAGACAATGGCCCCAAGCCCTCGAGGCACTAGCCAAGACTTGCTGGCCATGACCCCATCTTGTCCTGGGAAGCATGGTCAGCAGGCCCCTGAAACCTCACATACTAGCCAG AACGAAAAGCCCCCTCGGCCTCAGGCCTCCCAACCCTGTTCCTGTCCCCACATTATTCGATTGTTGTCCCAAGAGGAAGGGGTATTTGCCCAAGATCTGGAGCCTGCACCCATCGAAGATGGTATTGTCTACCCGGAGCCGAGTGACAGCCCCACCCTGGATACCAG TGAGTTTCAGGTTCAGGCTCCATCCCGAGGGACCCTGGGAAGAGTGTATCCAGGCAGCAGGGGCTCCGAGAAGCACAGTCCTGACAGTGCCTGCTCTGTGGATTATAGTAGCAGCCGGCTTTCCAGTCCTGAACACCCCAATGAAG ACTCTGAGAGCACGGAGCCCCTGAGTGTGGATGGCATTTCCTCAGACCTCGAAGAGCCAGCTGATggtgatgaggaagaggaggaagaagagggaggcaCTGGCTCCTATGGATTGCAGGAGGGCAGTCCCCATACCCCAGACCAGGAGCAGTTTCTAAAACAGCACTTTGAGACTCTGGCCAATGGGGCTGCTCCAGGTGTGGTCAGAG GGGGCCCAGTCCGGGTACCAGAGAGGACAGAGTCTCAGAGCATCTCTTCACGATTCCTGTTGCAAGTACAGACTCCCCCGCTCAG GGAACTGTCCCCATATTCCTCAAGCCTGGCACTGACATCGAGACCAGTCCAGATGCTGCAGGCTTCGGGTGAGCAACTAAGAGGCAGTGGTGCCAGTCCTCCAGGAGCACCCCCAGAGGCAGAGACCTCCTCTGGAAATGCCGGCCCCCAGCAGGCAGTTCCTGTGCTTTTGCCACGACGCCGTCTCAACCTGGACAGTAGCTGGGCTCCCAAGAGAGTGGCTGCAGCCAGCAGCCCTTTAGGTGGACTCCAGAAAGCCCGGTCTGTGCAGAGTCTGGTGCTGCAGG ATGAGGGCCCACCACCAGGCCCATTGCTTTTAGGGGAGACAGAGGCCCAGGAGGGCCTGCACTCCCTGCCACAGGCTGATAGCCATCTGTCTCGGCCTCAGTCCTACCAGAACCCCACCACCAGTTCCATGGCCAAGATTTCCCGCAGCATCTCTGTTGGGGAGAACTTGGGCCTGGCAGCTGAACCTCAAGCTCCTGCTCCCATTCGAGTCTCACCGCTCAGCAAGCTAGCCCTGCCCAGCAGGGCTCACCTGGTCCTGGACATCCCAAAGCCACTGCCGGATCGTCCTACCCTGGCCACATTTTCACCTGCTACCAAGGGCAGGGCCCCTGGTGAGGTGGAACAGCCTGGTTCCTCAATGGGCCTAGGAAAGGCTCATAGTACATCTGAGAGGCAGGCTTGTTTGGGGGAGGGTGCCAAGCCTAGGACAGAGTGCCAGGCTCAGCCTGGGCCCAACAGCCCCTGTGCCCAGCAACTGCCAGTCAGCAGCCTCCTCCGAGTCCCTGAGAActtgcagcccccaccccctgagAAGACTCCTAGCCCCATGGAATGCACCAGGCCAGGGACCCTGAGCCAGGACTCAG AGCCAGCAGTGAGCCTGGAGCAGTGCGAACAACTTGTGGCAGAGCTCCAGGGCAACATGCGCCAGGCTATGCGGCTCTACCACTTG GTGGCTGGCTGCAAGACACCCTCAGCGGAGCAAAGTCGCATCACCCAGCTCCTCAGAAACACCTTCTCTTCAGTACGGCAGGAGCTAGAGGCCCTGGCTGGGGCAGTGTTACGCAGCCCAGGCGGGAGCCCTGGGGCTGTGGGGGCTGAGCAAACACAGGCCTTGCTAGAGCAATACTCAGAGCTGCTGCTTCGGGCTGTGGAGCGGCGCATGGAACGCAGACTCTAG
- the MAPKBP1 gene encoding mitogen-activated protein kinase-binding protein 1 isoform X18, with amino-acid sequence MMAMEGSTITSRIKNLLRSPSIKLRRSKAGNRREDLSSKVTLEKVLGITVSGGRGLACDPRSGLVAYPAGCVVVLFNPRKHKQHHILNSSRKTITALAFSPDGKYLVTGESGHMPAVRVWDVAEHSQVAELQEHKYGVACVAFSPSAKYIVSVGYQHDMIVNVWAWKKNIVVASNKVSSRVTAVSFSEDCSYFVTAGNRHIKFWYLDDSKTSKVNATVPLLGRSGLLGELRNNLFTDVACGRGKKADSTFCITSSGLLCEFSDRRLLDKWVELRNTDSFTTTVAHCISVSQDYIFCGCADGTVRLFNPSNLHFLSTLPRPHALGTDIASVTEASRLFSGVANARYPDTIALTFDPTNQWLSCVYNDHSIYVWDVRDPKKVGKVYSALYHSSCVWSVEVYPEVKDSNQACLPPSSFITCSSDNTIRLWNTESSGVHGSTLHRNILSNDLIKIIYVDGNTQALLDTELPGGDKADTSLMDPRVGIRSVCISPNGQHLASGDRVGTLRVHELQSLSEMLKVEAHDSEILCLEYSKPDTGLKLLASASRDRLIHVLDAGPSDGQVRMISCGADKSIYFRTAQKSGDGVQFTRTHHVVRKTTLYDMDVEPSWKYTAIGCQDRNIRIFNISSGKQKKLFKGSQGEDGTLIKVQTDPSGIYIATSCSDKNLSIFDFSSGECVATMFGHSEIVTGMKFSNDCKHLISVSGDSCIFVWRLSSEMTISMRQRLAELRQRQRGGKQQGPSSPQRAAGPNRHEAPSMLSPGPALSSDSDKEGEDEGTEEEELPALPILAKGTKKEPASVPSPALPRSLSHWEMSRAQETVEFLAPVPAANQGPRRRGRWAQPGVELSVRSMLDLRQLETMAPSPRGTSQDLLAMTPSCPGKHGQQAPETSHTSQNEKPPRPQASQPCSCPHIIRLLSQEEGVFAQDLEPAPIEDGIVYPEPSDSPTLDTSEFQVQAPSRGTLGRVYPGSRGSEKHSPDSACSVDYSSSRLSSPEHPNEDSESTEPLSVDGISSDLEEPADGDEEEEEEEGGTGSYGLQEGSPHTPDQEQFLKQHFETLANGAAPGVVRGGPVRVPERTESQSISSRFLLQVQTPPLRELSPYSSSLALTSRPVQMLQASGEQLRGSGASPPGAPPEAETSSGNAGPQQAVPVLLPRRRLNLDSSWAPKRVAAASSPLGGLQKARSVQSLVLQDEGPPPGPLLLGETEAQEGLHSLPQADSHLSRPQSYQNPTTSSMAKISRSISVGENLGLAAEPQAPAPIRVSPLSKLALPSRAHLVLDIPKPLPDRPTLATFSPATKGRAPGEVEQPGSSMGLGKAHSTSERQACLGEGAKPRTECQAQPGPNSPCAQQLPVSSLLRVPENLQPPPPEKTPSPMECTRPGTLSQDSEPAVSLEQCEQLVAELQGNMRQAMRLYHLVAGCKTPSAEQSRITQLLRNTFSSVRQELEALAGAVLRSPGGSPGAVGAEQTQALLEQYSELLLRAVERRMERRL; translated from the exons GTGTGTGGTCGTGCTGTTCAATCCCCGGAAACACAAACAGCACCACATCCTCAACAGTTCCAG GAAGACCATCACTGCCCTCGCCTtttcccctgatggcaagtaCTTGGTCACTGGAGAG AGTGGGCACATGCCTGCCGTGCGTGTTTGGGATGTGGCTGAGCATAGCCAGGTGGCAGAGCTGCAGGAGCATAAGTATGGTGTGGCTTGTGTGGCCTTCTCCCCTAGCGCCAAGTACATTGTCTCTGTGGGCTACCAGCACGACATGATCGTCAATGTCTGGGCCTGGAAG AAAAACATTGTGGTGGCCTCCAATAAGGTGTCGAGTCGGGTGACAGCAGTGTCCTTCTCTGAAGATTGCAGCTACTTCGTCACTGCAGGCAACCGGCATATCAAATTCTGGTACCTTGATGACAGTAAGACCTCAAAG GTGAATGCCACCGTGCCTCTGCTAGGCCGTTCGGGGCTGCTGGGAGAGCTTCGGAACAACCTGTTCACTGACGTGGCATGTGGCCGAGGGAAGAAGGCCGACAGCACCTTCTGCATCACATCCTCGGGGCTGCTGTGCGAGTTCAGCGACAGGAGGCTTTTGGATAAGTGGGTGGAGCTGAGA AATACAGACAGCTTCACA ACCACTGTGGCGCACTGCATCTCTGTGAGCCAAGACTACATCTTCTGTGGCTGTGCTGATGGCACTGTGCGCCTCTTCAATCCCTCTAACCTGCACTTCCTCAGCACACTGCCCCGGCCCCATGCCCTGGGGACAGACATTGCCAGCGTCACTGAGGCCAG TCGCCTCTTCTCTGGGGTGGCCAACGCCAGGTATCCAGATACCATTGCCTTGACCTTTGATCCTACCAATCAGTGGCTGTCTTGTGTATACAACGACCACAGCATTTATGTTTGGGATGTGAGGGACCCCAAAAAAGTGGGCAAGGTGTACTCGGCTCTCTATCATTCCTCTTGCGTCTGGAGTGTGGAG GTTTACCCCGAAGTGAAGGACAGTAACCAGGCCTGCCTGCCCCCTAGTTCCTTTATCACCTGTTCCTCAGACAATACCATCCGCCTGTGGAacacggagagctccggagtgcACGGCTCCACCCTGCACCGAAACATCCTCAGCAAT GACCTCATTAAGATCATCTATGTGGATGGGAACACTCAGGCCCTGCTGGACACTGAGCTGCCTGGAGGAGACAAAGCCGACACGTCCCTGATGGATCCCCGTGTGGGCATCCGCTCTGTGTGTATCAGCCCCAACGGACAGCATCTAGCTTCTGGGGACCGTGTAGGCACGCTTAG GGTGCATGAGCTGCAGTCCTTGAGTGAGATGCTAAAGGTAGAGGCCCATGACTCAGAAATTCTGTGCTTGGAGTACTCTAAGCCAGACACAG GTCTGAAGCTGCTGGCATCAGCGAGCCGGGACAGGCTCATCCATGTGTTAGATGCTGGCC CCAGCGATGGGCAAGTCCGCATGATCAGCTGTGGAGCAGACAAGAGCATTTACTTCCGCACTGCACAGAAG TCTGGAGATGGAGTACAGTTTACACGGACACACCATGTGGTACGGAAGACGACTCTCTATGATATGGATGTGGAGCCCAGCTGGAAGTACACAGCCATTGGCTGCCAGGACCGAAATATTCG GATCTTTAACATCAGCAGTGGGAAGCAAAAGAAGCTGTTTAAAGGGTCACAGGGTGAGGATGGCACTCTGATTAAG GTGCAGACAGACCCCTCGGGGATCTACATTGCCACCAGCTGTTCTGACAAGAACCTTTCCATTTTCGACTTCTCTTCAGGCGAGTGTGTGGCCACCATGTTTGGCCACTCAG AGATTGTCACTGGCATGAAGTTTAGTAATGACTGCAAACATCTCATCTCTGTGTCAGGAGACAG CTGTATATTTGTGTGGCGCCTGAGCTCTGAGATGACCATCAGTATGAGGCAGCGTCTGGCTGAACTGCGCCAGCGTCAGCGTGGAGGCAAGCAGCAGGGACCATCTTCTCCCCAAAGAGCTGCAGGACCCAACAG GCATGAGGCGCCATCGATGCTATCTCCTGGACCAGCTTTGTCATCAGACAGTGACAAGGAGGGAGAAGATGAGGGCACCGAAGAAGAAGAACTTCCAGCTCTGCCCATCCTTGCCAAGGGTACCAAAAAAGAGCCAG CCTcagtgcccagcccagccctgccccgaaGCTTGTCCCACTGGGAGATGAGTCGG GCACAGGAGACGGTGGAGTTCCTGGCCCCAGTGCCTGCAGCCAACCAAGGACCCAGAAGAAGGGGCCGCTGGGCTCAGCCAGGTGTGGAGCTGAGTGTCCGCTCCATGCTGGACCTGCGGCAGCTAGAGACAATGGCCCCAAGCCCTCGAGGCACTAGCCAAGACTTGCTGGCCATGACCCCATCTTGTCCTGGGAAGCATGGTCAGCAGGCCCCTGAAACCTCACATACTAGCCAG AACGAAAAGCCCCCTCGGCCTCAGGCCTCCCAACCCTGTTCCTGTCCCCACATTATTCGATTGTTGTCCCAAGAGGAAGGGGTATTTGCCCAAGATCTGGAGCCTGCACCCATCGAAGATGGTATTGTCTACCCGGAGCCGAGTGACAGCCCCACCCTGGATACCAG TGAGTTTCAGGTTCAGGCTCCATCCCGAGGGACCCTGGGAAGAGTGTATCCAGGCAGCAGGGGCTCCGAGAAGCACAGTCCTGACAGTGCCTGCTCTGTGGATTATAGTAGCAGCCGGCTTTCCAGTCCTGAACACCCCAATGAAG ACTCTGAGAGCACGGAGCCCCTGAGTGTGGATGGCATTTCCTCAGACCTCGAAGAGCCAGCTGATggtgatgaggaagaggaggaagaagagggaggcaCTGGCTCCTATGGATTGCAGGAGGGCAGTCCCCATACCCCAGACCAGGAGCAGTTTCTAAAACAGCACTTTGAGACTCTGGCCAATGGGGCTGCTCCAGGTGTGGTCAGAG GGGGCCCAGTCCGGGTACCAGAGAGGACAGAGTCTCAGAGCATCTCTTCACGATTCCTGTTGCAAGTACAGACTCCCCCGCTCAG GGAACTGTCCCCATATTCCTCAAGCCTGGCACTGACATCGAGACCAGTCCAGATGCTGCAGGCTTCGGGTGAGCAACTAAGAGGCAGTGGTGCCAGTCCTCCAGGAGCACCCCCAGAGGCAGAGACCTCCTCTGGAAATGCCGGCCCCCAGCAGGCAGTTCCTGTGCTTTTGCCACGACGCCGTCTCAACCTGGACAGTAGCTGGGCTCCCAAGAGAGTGGCTGCAGCCAGCAGCCCTTTAGGTGGACTCCAGAAAGCCCGGTCTGTGCAGAGTCTGGTGCTGCAGG ATGAGGGCCCACCACCAGGCCCATTGCTTTTAGGGGAGACAGAGGCCCAGGAGGGCCTGCACTCCCTGCCACAGGCTGATAGCCATCTGTCTCGGCCTCAGTCCTACCAGAACCCCACCACCAGTTCCATGGCCAAGATTTCCCGCAGCATCTCTGTTGGGGAGAACTTGGGCCTGGCAGCTGAACCTCAAGCTCCTGCTCCCATTCGAGTCTCACCGCTCAGCAAGCTAGCCCTGCCCAGCAGGGCTCACCTGGTCCTGGACATCCCAAAGCCACTGCCGGATCGTCCTACCCTGGCCACATTTTCACCTGCTACCAAGGGCAGGGCCCCTGGTGAGGTGGAACAGCCTGGTTCCTCAATGGGCCTAGGAAAGGCTCATAGTACATCTGAGAGGCAGGCTTGTTTGGGGGAGGGTGCCAAGCCTAGGACAGAGTGCCAGGCTCAGCCTGGGCCCAACAGCCCCTGTGCCCAGCAACTGCCAGTCAGCAGCCTCCTCCGAGTCCCTGAGAActtgcagcccccaccccctgagAAGACTCCTAGCCCCATGGAATGCACCAGGCCAGGGACCCTGAGCCAGGACTCAG AGCCAGCAGTGAGCCTGGAGCAGTGCGAACAACTTGTGGCAGAGCTCCAGGGCAACATGCGCCAGGCTATGCGGCTCTACCACTTG GTGGCTGGCTGCAAGACACCCTCAGCGGAGCAAAGTCGCATCACCCAGCTCCTCAGAAACACCTTCTCTTCAGTACGGCAGGAGCTAGAGGCCCTGGCTGGGGCAGTGTTACGCAGCCCAGGCGGGAGCCCTGGGGCTGTGGGGGCTGAGCAAACACAGGCCTTGCTAGAGCAATACTCAGAGCTGCTGCTTCGGGCTGTGGAGCGGCGCATGGAACGCAGACTCTAG